In Methanosarcina barkeri MS, a single window of DNA contains:
- a CDS encoding alanine/glycine:cation symporter family protein, translating to MALTELSGVNVLEILTGIDQLIWGPPLLVLLVGTGIFLTWKLGMVQVFRLPLALRYVLNSRKAETGVQGDVSSFGALTTALSSTIGTGNIVGVATAIKTGGPGALFWMLLAGFFGMATMYSESLLAVKYRVMDANGQMSGGPMYYIKNGLGQRKYSRALAAAFAFFGMNVALFGIGTFPQVNAIVDSARIAFNIPETLSAFVISLLVAFVTLGGIRRIAAVAQLLVPFMAISYVLGCLIILGLNLEKIPDILALIINSAFTETAARGGFLGAGVMLAVRMGIARGIFSNEAGLGSAPIAAAAAKVKEPTKQGLISMTGTFFDTIIICFMTGIVLIVTDSWTGDLAGAYMTSYAFSTVLAEVGNYIVTVGLILFAFTTILGWNYYGERCVEYLFGIKGILPYKIIYILIVASGAFLTIDVIWVLADIVNGLMAIPNLIALLALRKVVKAETRKYFDKLKA from the coding sequence CTGGCTTTAACGGAATTATCGGGTGTTAATGTACTTGAGATCCTTACAGGGATAGACCAGTTAATCTGGGGACCACCGCTTCTGGTTTTACTTGTAGGGACCGGGATTTTCCTTACCTGGAAACTCGGAATGGTCCAGGTATTCAGGCTGCCTCTTGCGCTCAGGTATGTGCTTAATTCAAGAAAAGCCGAAACTGGAGTACAGGGGGACGTTTCGAGTTTTGGAGCTCTCACCACTGCGCTGTCCTCAACTATCGGGACAGGGAATATAGTTGGGGTTGCAACTGCAATAAAAACGGGAGGTCCGGGCGCTCTCTTCTGGATGCTTCTTGCAGGCTTTTTCGGAATGGCAACCATGTATTCCGAGTCCCTGCTTGCAGTCAAATACAGGGTCATGGATGCAAACGGGCAGATGTCAGGAGGGCCCATGTATTATATCAAAAATGGGCTTGGGCAGAGGAAGTACAGCCGCGCTCTTGCAGCCGCTTTTGCTTTTTTTGGGATGAACGTAGCCCTCTTTGGAATCGGAACTTTTCCGCAAGTAAACGCCATTGTAGATTCGGCAAGGATTGCCTTTAATATCCCTGAAACCCTGAGCGCTTTTGTAATAAGCCTGCTTGTGGCGTTTGTAACGCTTGGCGGGATCAGGAGGATTGCAGCAGTCGCCCAGCTTCTGGTGCCTTTCATGGCAATAAGCTATGTATTGGGCTGCCTGATAATTCTTGGGTTAAACCTTGAGAAAATTCCTGACATCCTCGCTTTGATAATAAACTCTGCATTTACAGAAACTGCTGCACGGGGTGGTTTTCTTGGAGCTGGGGTGATGCTTGCAGTCAGAATGGGAATTGCCCGAGGAATTTTCTCAAACGAGGCAGGCCTCGGAAGTGCCCCAATAGCTGCTGCGGCTGCAAAGGTAAAAGAGCCGACCAAGCAGGGGCTTATTTCCATGACAGGAACTTTTTTTGACACCATTATCATCTGTTTCATGACCGGAATCGTCCTGATCGTAACGGATTCCTGGACAGGCGACCTTGCAGGTGCCTATATGACAAGCTATGCTTTTTCCACAGTACTTGCGGAGGTTGGAAATTACATCGTAACAGTAGGGCTCATCTTGTTTGCCTTTACAACTATCCTGGGATGGAATTACTATGGCGAGCGATGTGTGGAATATCTCTTTGGCATAAAAGGAATCCTCCCTTACAAAATCATTTACATCCTGATTGTTGCCTCAGGCGCTTTCCTGACTATAGATGTTATCTGGGTACTTGCCGATATCGTAAATGGGCTCATGGCTATCCC